The Blastomonas sp. SL216 DNA window CACTTCGAGCTCGGACAGCGGCGGCATCAGGTAATCGATGATCGTGCCCTGGATCTTGCCGACCAGCAGCGAGAAGCTGGAATTGGCAAAGCTGTTCTGCATCATCGCCATCACGATGAGGCCCGGCGCCAGGAAATCGGCAAAGGGCACGTCGAGCACGGTGCGCCCGCTGCGCCCCAGTGCGACGGTGAAAATCACCAGATACAGCATGGTGGTGATCGCCGGGGCCCAGATGGTCTGCAACTGCACCTTGAAGAAACGCCGCACCTCTTTCATATAGAGGGCTTTCAGTCCTCCCCAGTTTATCGCGCTGATCCTAACGGTGCCGGGTTCCGCAAAGGCGGGTCCGGATCGCAATTCCGGCCTTGTGCCGGTCTGGGCCACGCCAGCGGGGGGATTTGGTGCTTGATCGTTCATGGTGGATGCGCCTATCGGCGGTCACCAGACCGGGCAAGCCCCAATAGGTCAAGAAGGAATTGCTTTTCATGTCATGGACCGACGAGCGCATCGATCAGCTCAAAACCATGTGGGAGAAGGGCCTCACTGCCAGCCAGATCGCAGAAGAGCTGGGCGGGGTCAGCCGTAACGCCGTTATCGGCAAGGCACACCGCCTGGGACTGAAGTCGCGCCCCTCGCCGGTCAAGCCGGGCGAAGCCAAGCCCAAGCCCGCACCGAAGAAGGAAGCCGCGCCCAAGCCCGCCAAAAAGGCGGAAGCCGAGGTTGCCGCCGACGAGCCGCCATTCAAGGTCGACGCGCCCGCCGCCAAGCCGGTGCGCGCCGCGCCTGCTCCCGCACCGGTGCCGACCCCTGCCCCGCGGCCGGTCGAAGCCGCGCCGGTGGTGGACGAGGACGACGACGATCTGGACGACATGCCCGAAGCCGTTGCCGCTCCCGAAGCCAAGCCGCAGCCGCGTATCGTTTCGGTCGGCCCCGGCGGCTTTCTGCGCCAGGGCCCCGGCGACCAGCAGGCCCCGATCCCGCCGGCTCCGCCGCGCCGCCTGGTGCCTGCGCGCCCCAGCCCGGAGATCGCCGACAAGACGAGCCTGCTCGACCTCACCGACCGCATCTGCCGCTGGCCGATGGGGCATCCGGGCGAGCCGGACTTCCATTTCTGCGGCGAGCAGGTGAACCCCGGCTTCCCCTATTGCGTCGAGCATTGCGGCCGCGCCTATCAGGCCCAGCTGCCGCGCGGCACACGTCGCCCGCCCCCGCCGATGCCCTTTGGCGGACCCCGCGTGCGCTGAGCATTTTCGAGCTGACCGCTAGCGGCGGGCGGCTCGGAAAATGCGGCAACGGGCCATCAGATCCCTGCCACCGGGGGTGGAAGGGATCCGAGGCGATCAAAGCCTGAACATTCTGGCGGATAAGTCCGGCGGGCCGCTTGCCCGTCCGGACCTTTGCGCCCTATAGCTACGGCATGTCCGACGATCTGTTCGCCAAAAACGCCGCCCCTCAGGAAAGCTATGACGCCTCGGCCATCGAGGTGCTGGAGGGGCTGGAGCCTGTCCGGCGCAGGCCCGGCATGTATATCGGCGGCACCGACGAGCGCGCGCTGCATCATCTGGCGGCCGAAGTGCTCGACAACAGCATGGACGAGGCCGTGGCGGGCCATGCCAGCCGCATCGAGGTGACGCTGCGCGCGGGCAATCATCTGACGATCAGCGACAATGGCCGCGGCATCCCGGTCGATCCGCACCCCAAATTCCCCGGCAAGTCGGCGCTCGAGGTCATCCTCACCACGCTGCATTCGGGCGGCAAGTTCTCGAACAAGGCCTATGCGACCAGCGGCGGCCTGCACGGCGTCGGCGTCTCGGTGGTCAACGCGCTGTCGACCGAGCTGCTCGTCGAGGTGGCGCGCAACAAGGAGCTGTACGCGCAGCGCTTTTCGCGTGGCGCGCCGCTCGGCCCACTGGAAAAGGTGGGCGCCGCGCCCAACCGGCGCGGCACCACGATCAGCTTCGTGCCCGACGAGGAGATTTTCGGCGCCGGGGCGAAGTTCAAGCCTGCGCGGCTGTTCGCGCTCGCCCGCTCCAAGGCGTATCTCTATGCCGGCGTCGAAATCCGCTGGAAATGCGATGCCGAACTGGCCGATGACAAGGTGCCGCAAGAGGCGGTGTTCCAGTTCCCCGGTGGTCTTGCCGATCACTTGCGCGAGCAGCTGGGCAGCCGCGAATGCGCGACGTCCGATTTCTTTGCCGGCACTCAGGATTTTCCCGATGGCAAGGGCCGGGTCGAATGGGCGGTTGCCTGGCCGCTGTGGAGCGACGGCAGCTACAGCTATTATTGCAACACCATCCCTACCCCCGATGGCGGCACGCACGAGGCGGGACTGCGCTCCGCGATCCTCAAAGGGCTGCGCGGCTTTGGCGAGCTGATCAGCAACAAGAAGGCGGCGCAGCTGACCGCCGAAGACGTGATGACCGGCAGCGAGCTGATGCTGTCGGTCTTCATCCGCGATCCGCAATTCCAGAGCCAGACCAAGGACCGGCTGACCTCGCCCGAGGCGGCGCGGCTGGTCGAGGCGGCGGTGCGCGACCATGTCGACCATTTCCTCACCGACAATATGGAGCGCGGCAAGGCGCTGCTCGGGCTGGTGCTCGAACGGATGGACGAGCGCCTGAAGCGCAAGGCCGAGCGCGAGGTCAAGCGCAAGACCGCGACCAGCGCGCGCAAGCTGCGCCTGCCGGGCAAGCTCACCGATTGCAGCAACGACGGCACCGGGGTGGAAGGCGCGGAAACCGAGATCTTCATCGTCGAGGGTGACAGCGCGGGCGGCTCTGCCAAGCAGGCGCGCGACCGCAAGACCCAGGCGATTCTGCCGATCCGCGGCAAGATCCTCAACGTCGCGTCGGCCAACAGCGCCAAGATCGGCGCCAACCAGGAAATTGCCGATCTGGCGCTGGCGCTCGGTTGCGGCACCGGCAAGCATTGCGATCCGGCCCAGCTGCGCTACGACCGCATCATCATCATGACCGACGCCGATGTCGACGGTGCGCATATCGCCACGCTGCTGATGACCTTCTTCTTCCAGGAAATGCCCGATATCGTGAAGGCCGGGCACCTGTACCTCGCCCAGCCGCCGCTCTACCGGCTCGTGGTCGGGGCCAAGAGCTGGTATGCGCGCGACGATGCGCACCGCGCCGAGCTGGAAGCGACGATCCTCAAGGGCAAGAAGGTCGAGGTCAGCCGCTTCAAGGGCCTGGGCGAGATGAACCCCGGCCAACTGCGCGAAACGACCATGAGCCGCACCAGCCGCTCGCTGCTGCGCGTCACGCTG harbors:
- a CDS encoding GcrA cell cycle regulator is translated as MSWTDERIDQLKTMWEKGLTASQIAEELGGVSRNAVIGKAHRLGLKSRPSPVKPGEAKPKPAPKKEAAPKPAKKAEAEVAADEPPFKVDAPAAKPVRAAPAPAPVPTPAPRPVEAAPVVDEDDDDLDDMPEAVAAPEAKPQPRIVSVGPGGFLRQGPGDQQAPIPPAPPRRLVPARPSPEIADKTSLLDLTDRICRWPMGHPGEPDFHFCGEQVNPGFPYCVEHCGRAYQAQLPRGTRRPPPPMPFGGPRVR
- the parE gene encoding DNA topoisomerase IV subunit B; protein product: MSDDLFAKNAAPQESYDASAIEVLEGLEPVRRRPGMYIGGTDERALHHLAAEVLDNSMDEAVAGHASRIEVTLRAGNHLTISDNGRGIPVDPHPKFPGKSALEVILTTLHSGGKFSNKAYATSGGLHGVGVSVVNALSTELLVEVARNKELYAQRFSRGAPLGPLEKVGAAPNRRGTTISFVPDEEIFGAGAKFKPARLFALARSKAYLYAGVEIRWKCDAELADDKVPQEAVFQFPGGLADHLREQLGSRECATSDFFAGTQDFPDGKGRVEWAVAWPLWSDGSYSYYCNTIPTPDGGTHEAGLRSAILKGLRGFGELISNKKAAQLTAEDVMTGSELMLSVFIRDPQFQSQTKDRLTSPEAARLVEAAVRDHVDHFLTDNMERGKALLGLVLERMDERLKRKAEREVKRKTATSARKLRLPGKLTDCSNDGTGVEGAETEIFIVEGDSAGGSAKQARDRKTQAILPIRGKILNVASANSAKIGANQEIADLALALGCGTGKHCDPAQLRYDRIIIMTDADVDGAHIATLLMTFFFQEMPDIVKAGHLYLAQPPLYRLVVGAKSWYARDDAHRAELEATILKGKKVEVSRFKGLGEMNPGQLRETTMSRTSRSLLRVTLPPNYEQFSAVKELVGELMGKNPEHRFNFIQNHAAQVDREAIDA